Proteins encoded by one window of Mustelus asterias chromosome 9, sMusAst1.hap1.1, whole genome shotgun sequence:
- the LOC144499192 gene encoding ras association domain-containing protein 10-like, which yields METEECKLSVWFCQEEKVVSGLSKRTTCADVILALLEESRLNGAGSKFVPGTPDSYCLVEKWRGFERTLPNKTKILRLWGAWGEEREKVTFVLVKSQASLPNNGPRSAEAKVVLSKEGPCNLRGTARVTLALPHDKQRRVVRKAFRKLAKINRSKRQEQSWGRGPSGCGERMETLVHLVLSQDHTIRQQVQRIRELDREIDRYEAKVHFDRIKRHGVNYVQDTYLVDRAPDTETRELSLELEEYSRHCQELLHLQEELSRREEEMEAVTLEIQEELNQRWMRRRQGELEGRECQSPEPPEAGEETLEEQERVRTQLSASLYIGLRLSTDLEVTKKHLARTQRLCQQKQGELERLLEKVSLEEEEEEGEEEEARTCPQVSDPESRTTPDISSSAWVEPSGQSTNCHITDEDSDTGLSSMNSQDSDTIPVSESLV from the coding sequence ATGGAGACAGAGGAGTGCAAGCTGAGCGTGTGGTTCTGCCAGGAGGAGAAGGTTGTCTCGGGGCTCTCCAAGAGGACCACTTGCGCCGATGTGATCCTAGCCTTGCTGGAGGAGAGCAGGCTGAATGGGGCGGGCAGCAAGTTCGTGCCCGGGACCCCGGACTCTTACTGCCTGGTGGAGAAGTGGCGGGGCTTCGAGAGGACCTTGCCCAACAAGACCAAGATCCTGCGGCTGTGGGGGgcctggggggaggagagggagaaggtcACCTTCGTGCTGGTCAAGAGCCAGGCGTCCCTGCCCAACAATGGCCCCAGGAGCGCCGAGGCCAAGGTGGTGCTGAGCAAGGAGGGTCCCTGTAACCTGCGGGGCACGGCCAGGGTCACCCTGGCGCTGCCCCACGACAAGCAGAGGCGGGTGGTCCGCAAAGCCTTCAGGAAGCTGGCCAAGATCAACCGCTCCAAGAGGCAGGAGCAGAGCTGGGGCAGGGGGCCCTCTGGCTGCGGGGAGAGGATGGAAACCCTGGTCCACCTGGTCCTGTCCCAGGACCACACCATCCGGCAGCAAGTCCAGAGGATCAGGGAGCTGGACAGGGAGATCGACAGGTACGAGGCCAAGGTCCACTTTGACCGCATCAAGAGGCACGGGGTGAACTATGTGCAGGACACCTACCTTGTGGACAGAGCCCCGGACACAGAGACCCGGGAGCTCAGCCTGGAGCTAGAGGAGTATTCCAGGCACTGCCAGGAACTGTTGCACCTGCAGGAAGAGTTATCCCGCCGGGAGGAAGAAATGGAAGCGGTCACTCTGGAAATCCAAGAGGAACTCAACCAGAGGTGGATGAGGAGGCGCCAAGGGGAGCTGGAGGGCAGAGAGTGCCAGTCCCCTGAGCCCCCAGAAGCTGGCGAGGAGACCCTGGAGGAGCAGGAGAGGGTCCGGACCCAGCTGAGTGCCAGTCTCTACATTGGCCTGAGGTTAAGCACCGACCTGGAAGTCACCAAGAAGCACCTGGCTCGCACCCAGAGGCTGTGCCAACAGAAACAGGGCGAGCTGGAGAGACTGCTGGAGAAAGTgagtctggaggaggaggaggaggagggggaggaggaggaggcgaggaCATGTCCCCAGGTCAGTGACCCTGAGAGCAGGACCACCCCAGACATCAGCAGCTCTGCTTGGGTCGAACCCTCGGGTCAGTCCACAAACTGTCATATTACTGATGAAGATTCGGACACTGGCCTTAGTTCCATGAACAGTCAGGACTCTGACACTATCCCAGTCTCCGAGTCTCTGGTGTAG